The Pirellulimonas nuda genome includes a region encoding these proteins:
- a CDS encoding DUF1501 domain-containing protein: MQCQDHLHRGSDPRELTRRWFLRDCGVGLGSIALAGPAFGNVLSGAEPLAPKASPHRPRAKNVIFLFMAGAPSQIDLFDHKPELARHDGSPPPAGLTKDYRAAFINPNSKLLGPRFKFKRYGQCGAELSELLPGLGGVADDIAIVRSMHTDAFNHAPGQLLMSTGSQQFGKPSLGAWTLYGLGSESQSLPGFVVFSTGKKGPSGGYANWGSGYLPTYHQGVPFRTTGEPVLYLTNPPGVDRRLQRDSLDAINRLNGQRLDAVGDPEIATRINSFELAYRMQASAPEAMDLSDEPAHITEMYGAEPGKPSFGTTCLLARRLVERGVRFVEIFHEAWDQHGNLVNDLRLNCQRTDQAAAALVKDLKQRGMLEETLVIWGGEFGRTPMVEGGDGDGRDHHPNAFTMWMAGGGVRPGLQYGQTDELGFNVAADPVHVRDLHATILHLLGFDHQRLTYSFQGLDQRLTGVEPAHVVKGLLA, from the coding sequence ATGCAGTGCCAAGACCACCTCCACCGCGGCAGCGACCCACGCGAACTCACGCGTCGCTGGTTCCTGCGCGATTGTGGCGTCGGGCTGGGATCGATCGCGCTTGCCGGACCTGCGTTCGGCAACGTCCTGTCAGGCGCGGAACCGCTTGCCCCCAAAGCGTCGCCACACCGTCCCAGAGCGAAGAACGTCATCTTCTTGTTCATGGCGGGCGCCCCCAGCCAGATCGACCTGTTCGACCACAAGCCAGAGCTGGCCCGCCACGACGGCTCCCCGCCCCCCGCAGGGCTCACCAAAGACTACCGTGCTGCGTTCATCAACCCCAACTCGAAGCTGCTGGGGCCGCGATTCAAGTTCAAGCGCTACGGCCAGTGCGGCGCAGAGTTGTCTGAGCTGCTGCCGGGTCTGGGCGGCGTCGCGGACGACATCGCGATCGTCCGGTCGATGCACACGGACGCGTTCAACCACGCGCCGGGCCAACTGCTGATGAGCACCGGCTCGCAGCAGTTCGGCAAGCCGAGCCTGGGGGCTTGGACGCTGTACGGGCTCGGCAGCGAGTCGCAAAGCCTGCCGGGCTTCGTGGTCTTTAGCACCGGCAAGAAGGGTCCGAGCGGGGGCTACGCCAATTGGGGCAGCGGGTACCTACCGACCTACCACCAGGGGGTTCCTTTCCGCACCACCGGCGAACCCGTTCTCTACCTCACGAACCCCCCCGGGGTGGATCGCAGGTTGCAACGGGACTCGTTGGACGCCATCAACCGGCTCAACGGCCAGCGCCTCGACGCCGTGGGCGATCCCGAGATCGCCACCCGGATCAACTCATTCGAGTTGGCGTACCGAATGCAGGCGAGCGCCCCCGAGGCGATGGACCTCTCCGATGAACCGGCACACATCACCGAGATGTACGGCGCAGAGCCGGGCAAGCCATCGTTCGGCACGACATGCCTGCTGGCCCGCCGGCTCGTGGAACGCGGCGTTAGGTTCGTTGAGATCTTCCACGAGGCGTGGGACCAGCACGGCAACCTGGTCAACGACCTCCGGCTCAACTGCCAGCGAACCGACCAGGCCGCCGCCGCGCTCGTCAAAGACCTCAAGCAACGTGGGATGCTCGAGGAAACGCTGGTGATCTGGGGGGGCGAATTTGGCCGCACCCCGATGGTGGAGGGGGGCGATGGCGACGGCCGCGACCATCACCCCAACGCCTTCACGATGTGGATGGCCGGCGGCGGGGTCCGCCCCGGTTTGCAATACGGGCAGACGGACGAATTGGGGTTCAACGTAGCGGCCGACCCGGTACACGTCCGCGACCTGCACGCCACCATCTTGCACCTCTTGGGGTTCGATCACCAACGGCTGACCTACAGCTTCCAGGGCTTGGACCAACGCCTCACCGGCGTCGAGCCGGCTCACGTCGTGAAGGGGTTGCTCGCGTAG
- a CDS encoding substrate-binding domain-containing protein, which yields MLSKGAFWTIAVVAVLAAGWYRLNAASETTPLPSPAKIAFVTGGSGDYWEASAAGARAAAKELGIELDVRMPSQSENVEEQMKLLSAVGAGGVDGVAVSPLDAEGQTPLINTIAKDRPVVTFDSDAPLSARNGYVGTSNFSAGLVAGTLVKKALPDGGKVVVLIANLTKNNLIDRKVGFKTRIDESPNPEADATDPRYKVIGYLVDDGDDKKCEENIRSALAENEDLACFVGMNARHAPILLRVLKEDGWLNKVRLVTFDTLPETLDGIEQGYISATVAQDPYKYGYEAVNMLNSLCRGDVRFMPVVGRGAIHVSVEPITNETLPQFREAMNTRMAQSKAEDAPAKTKG from the coding sequence ATGCTTAGCAAAGGCGCATTCTGGACGATCGCGGTGGTAGCCGTCTTGGCGGCCGGGTGGTACCGACTGAACGCGGCGTCGGAGACGACGCCCCTGCCGTCCCCGGCGAAGATCGCCTTCGTCACGGGAGGGTCGGGAGACTACTGGGAGGCCTCTGCGGCCGGCGCGCGGGCAGCCGCCAAAGAGCTCGGCATTGAACTCGACGTACGGATGCCCTCGCAGTCCGAAAACGTCGAGGAACAAATGAAGCTGCTGTCGGCGGTCGGCGCCGGCGGGGTCGACGGCGTGGCCGTCAGCCCACTCGACGCGGAAGGCCAAACGCCGCTGATCAACACCATCGCCAAGGACCGGCCAGTGGTGACTTTCGACTCGGACGCGCCGCTTTCGGCTCGCAACGGCTACGTCGGCACCAGCAACTTTAGCGCAGGGCTCGTGGCCGGGACGCTGGTGAAGAAGGCGCTCCCCGACGGAGGGAAGGTAGTCGTGCTGATCGCGAACCTCACAAAGAACAACCTGATCGACCGCAAGGTGGGGTTCAAGACGCGCATCGACGAGTCGCCCAACCCCGAGGCGGACGCGACCGACCCTCGCTACAAGGTCATCGGCTACCTGGTCGACGACGGCGACGACAAGAAATGCGAAGAGAACATCCGCTCCGCTCTGGCCGAGAACGAAGACCTCGCTTGTTTCGTGGGGATGAACGCCCGTCACGCCCCGATCTTGCTGAGGGTGCTCAAGGAAGATGGATGGCTGAACAAGGTGAGGCTGGTGACCTTCGACACGCTCCCTGAAACCCTCGACGGGATCGAGCAGGGCTACATCAGCGCCACCGTGGCCCAGGACCCTTACAAGTACGGCTACGAAGCGGTGAACATGCTCAACTCGCTCTGCCGAGGAGACGTGCGGTTCATGCCGGTGGTCGGCCGGGGAGCGATCCACGTCAGCGTCGAGCCGATCACGAACGAGACCCTGCCTCAGTTCCGCGAGGCGATGAACACCCGCATGGCCCAATCGAAGGCCGAGGACGCCCCCGCAAAGACCAAGGGATAG
- a CDS encoding alpha/beta hydrolase, translating into MVTAQPADARLGPLVHLRQHEFLFDPPASVLEWQERADQVRRRVKVAAGLWPAPPHKTPNAVVHGRVDRDAYTVEKVYLESYPGHFVTGNLYRPKGAEGQRPGVLCPYGHWPGGRFQSWDDDELERQLASGAERYEVGGRRPIQARCVQLARMGCVVFVYDMLGYGDSQQIAFASVHQPSQDTIVDSPTNWGFYSTQAELRMQSPLGVQTFNSQCALDWLASLPDVDPKRIGVTGGSSGATQTLMLGAVDPRPAVSFPVVMVSTAMQGGCGCENACGLRVGTGNVELAALFAPKPLGMASADDWTRECITKGFPELQRLYTLLGKPDRVMLASLTQFPHNYNYASRAAMYPWMNRWLKIGAPEPIVERDFVPLSDAQMHVWDAEHPAPPAGPEVEQELLRTIDAISQEQLASLAPHDSAGLAEFRRVVGGAFEVLLAWEKPKATQIEFQEAQSANHPDYRQRTGAVRSNLNGARLSTVVLEPKDSHGDVVLWVHSDGEQGIRDGAGGLLPGVQRLLDCGVAVVAADLLYQGEPLTETRMVDERWPVAPLTYGYNRTVLAQRASDVLTLAAAARKLYAPGAKVHVISTGGSAPYVAAAGAIGGDLIDSIAIDTQGFRFVDLRSWRDPQFLPGAVKYGDLPALLALGAPRRLLLGGEGAEAPPLVRDAYSATNAQAEVSMLDGDAFSTGAAAWLLETHP; encoded by the coding sequence ATGGTGACGGCCCAACCCGCAGACGCGCGCCTAGGGCCCCTTGTCCACCTGCGTCAACACGAGTTCCTCTTTGATCCGCCGGCGAGCGTGCTCGAGTGGCAGGAGCGCGCAGACCAAGTGAGGCGCCGGGTGAAGGTAGCCGCGGGCCTTTGGCCAGCGCCCCCACACAAAACGCCCAACGCGGTAGTTCATGGAAGAGTGGATCGAGATGCCTACACGGTAGAGAAGGTCTACCTAGAGAGCTACCCAGGACATTTTGTCACCGGCAACCTCTACCGCCCCAAAGGCGCCGAAGGGCAGCGCCCCGGTGTGCTCTGCCCCTACGGCCACTGGCCGGGGGGCCGGTTTCAATCGTGGGACGACGACGAACTAGAACGGCAGCTCGCCAGCGGCGCAGAGCGGTATGAAGTAGGAGGCCGGCGCCCGATCCAGGCGCGTTGCGTACAACTCGCGCGGATGGGTTGCGTGGTGTTTGTCTACGACATGCTTGGCTACGGCGATAGCCAGCAGATTGCGTTTGCAAGCGTCCACCAACCCTCGCAAGACACCATTGTCGATTCGCCCACCAACTGGGGGTTCTACAGCACGCAAGCAGAACTGCGGATGCAAAGCCCACTGGGGGTGCAGACCTTCAATTCGCAGTGCGCCCTCGACTGGCTCGCGAGCCTGCCCGACGTCGATCCGAAACGGATTGGCGTGACCGGTGGAAGCAGCGGGGCCACCCAAACCTTGATGCTGGGCGCTGTCGACCCCCGCCCAGCGGTTTCGTTCCCGGTGGTGATGGTCTCGACCGCGATGCAGGGGGGGTGCGGCTGCGAGAACGCGTGCGGGCTGCGGGTGGGGACCGGCAACGTCGAATTGGCCGCGTTGTTCGCCCCCAAGCCACTCGGAATGGCGTCTGCCGACGACTGGACGCGGGAGTGCATCACCAAGGGCTTCCCGGAGCTGCAGCGTCTGTACACGCTGCTGGGCAAGCCCGATCGAGTGATGCTGGCCTCGCTCACTCAGTTCCCCCACAACTACAACTACGCCAGCCGGGCCGCCATGTACCCATGGATGAACCGCTGGCTCAAGATCGGCGCCCCCGAACCGATCGTGGAGCGCGACTTCGTCCCTCTTTCCGACGCCCAGATGCACGTATGGGACGCCGAGCACCCGGCGCCGCCGGCCGGACCCGAGGTCGAGCAAGAGCTCCTGCGCACCATCGATGCGATCTCCCAAGAACAACTGGCAAGCCTCGCCCCCCACGACTCGGCGGGCCTAGCGGAGTTCCGTCGCGTGGTCGGGGGCGCCTTTGAGGTGCTGTTGGCGTGGGAGAAGCCCAAGGCGACCCAGATCGAGTTTCAGGAGGCCCAATCCGCTAACCATCCCGACTACCGCCAACGCACCGGCGCGGTGCGCTCCAACTTGAACGGCGCCCGCCTCTCCACCGTTGTGCTGGAGCCCAAAGACTCCCACGGCGATGTCGTGCTGTGGGTCCACAGCGACGGCGAGCAGGGCATTCGTGATGGGGCGGGCGGCCTGCTGCCGGGAGTTCAGCGTCTGCTCGACTGCGGAGTCGCGGTCGTCGCTGCCGATCTGCTCTATCAAGGCGAGCCGCTCACCGAAACCCGCATGGTCGACGAGCGTTGGCCGGTGGCGCCGCTGACCTACGGGTACAATCGAACCGTCCTCGCGCAGCGGGCTTCGGATGTGCTGACGCTAGCGGCTGCCGCGCGCAAGCTGTATGCACCCGGCGCCAAGGTCCACGTCATCTCGACCGGCGGCTCGGCCCCGTACGTCGCGGCAGCCGGGGCGATTGGCGGCGACCTCATCGACTCGATTGCGATCGACACTCAAGGGTTCCGCTTCGTCGACCTCCGAAGCTGGCGCGACCCTCAGTTCCTTCCTGGCGCGGTGAAGTACGGCGATCTACCCGCGTTGCTAGCGCTCGGCGCCCCGCGGCGGCTGCTGCTCGGGGGCGAAGGAGCAGAAGCTCCGCCGCTGGTGAGGGACGCCTACAGCGCCACAAATGCGCAGGCAGAAGTCTCCATGCTCGACGGCGACGCGTTCTCGACCGGCGCTGCCGCTTGGCTGCTTGAGACGCACCCTTAG
- a CDS encoding family 78 glycoside hydrolase catalytic domain, which produces MSCEQLLDPQGIETPAPRLSWTLASDQRGERQTAYRVVAASTPELLAVGRADLWDSGRVDASDSVLVPYAGRLLASHERCVWKVRVWGREGGPSAWSEPAEWLTGRIGSSPWPGEWIGLAVPTRIETLAGTSWIAAPDDEPGVAAPAGVTYFRKAFEVPDEGEVDSAVFRVAADDRVAIFLNGRDLGSRSGPSSTKELNVTHRLLPGRNVIAVAVTNDGDAPSPSGLVAWLRARLVSGAEFTVVSDGAWLTSRAEAHGWNAPGLDDSGWVAAETLGQVGMPPWGPVRHAESRRLAARYLRKRVDLAKPIRRTVVSYSGLGLSELYVNGRKIGDQVLSPAMMEYPKRLPYVTRDVTGALVEGENAIGVVLGSGRFYSPRSEVYASMPTYGSPMLRLVLEVEHTDGSRTVVVSDGSWRLTDDGPIVANNEYDGEEYDARKELTGWSEADYNDTAWRPAEVLSHPAGELSAPMIEPIRVTETIQPKRVHQPRPGAYVFDLGQNMVGWCRLRVRGPAGARVRLRHAETLLPDGNLALANLRTAKATDVYTLKGDGLEVWEPRFTTHGFRYVEVTGYPGTPSLSAIEGRVAHDDLQPTGRFECSNPILNQVYRNAVWGLRGNYRSVPTDCPQRDERQGWLGDRLEIARGESYMFDVAAFYAKWLRDIRDAQQPSGSLPDVAPAHWPTYTDNVVWPSASVLLPGMLHEQYGDKRPIERQYQSSQGWIRHMSQYVEEGLIGRDSYGDWCVPPEDPLLIHSDDPTRKTDAALLASAFFSHDLERMQRYAEMLARPSDAAWFAERASEISRALNARYFDPAEGAYGNGTQTSCVIPLAFGLVPTAGREVVFDRLVRNVTKVNHGHIATGLVGGQYLLQTLTRGGRADLAYQIAAQEDYPSWGYMASRGATTIWELWNGDTADPAMNSGNHVMLIGDLLTWLYEDLAGIAPDPAAPGFKRILMRPQPVEGLDYVVAAHRSPYGWIESEWRRTKQGLAWRVVVPPNATATLYLPARGEAQVTESSVPIQRAEGVTPLGVRSGRLVVRVASGRYDFEIDHRDDH; this is translated from the coding sequence TTGAGCTGCGAGCAACTCCTAGACCCGCAGGGGATCGAGACGCCGGCGCCACGGCTGAGCTGGACGCTCGCTTCCGACCAGCGCGGCGAGCGACAGACCGCCTACCGGGTCGTGGCCGCCTCGACCCCCGAGTTGCTCGCGGTCGGCCGAGCCGACCTGTGGGACAGCGGGCGGGTGGACGCGTCTGACAGCGTCCTCGTGCCGTATGCCGGACGACTGCTTGCCTCGCACGAGCGTTGCGTCTGGAAGGTTCGAGTTTGGGGCCGCGAGGGCGGTCCCTCGGCTTGGAGCGAGCCGGCCGAATGGCTTACGGGGCGGATTGGTTCCTCCCCCTGGCCGGGAGAGTGGATTGGGCTCGCGGTTCCCACTCGCATCGAGACGCTCGCGGGGACCAGTTGGATTGCCGCGCCCGACGACGAGCCCGGGGTCGCTGCTCCCGCGGGGGTCACCTACTTTCGCAAGGCGTTCGAAGTGCCGGACGAGGGCGAGGTCGATTCGGCCGTCTTCCGCGTCGCGGCCGATGACCGCGTCGCGATCTTTCTCAATGGTCGAGACTTGGGGAGCCGCAGCGGGCCCAGCTCGACCAAGGAGCTCAACGTGACGCACCGGCTCCTGCCGGGCCGGAACGTGATCGCAGTGGCCGTGACCAACGACGGCGACGCGCCAAGCCCTTCGGGACTAGTAGCTTGGCTGCGGGCTCGGCTCGTAAGCGGCGCCGAGTTTACGGTGGTTAGCGACGGCGCTTGGTTAACGAGCAGAGCCGAGGCGCACGGGTGGAACGCCCCAGGGCTTGACGACTCGGGATGGGTCGCCGCCGAGACGCTCGGGCAGGTCGGCATGCCGCCATGGGGCCCCGTGCGTCACGCCGAGAGCCGTCGACTCGCGGCCCGCTACCTCCGCAAACGCGTCGACCTGGCGAAGCCGATCCGCCGCACGGTGGTTTCCTACAGCGGGCTGGGGCTCTCTGAACTCTACGTCAATGGCCGGAAGATCGGCGACCAGGTGCTCTCACCGGCGATGATGGAGTACCCAAAACGCCTCCCGTACGTGACGCGCGACGTCACCGGCGCCCTGGTCGAAGGCGAGAACGCGATCGGCGTCGTTCTGGGATCGGGACGGTTCTACTCTCCGCGAAGCGAGGTCTACGCGTCTATGCCGACCTATGGATCGCCGATGCTTCGACTCGTACTTGAGGTGGAGCACACGGATGGATCGAGGACGGTTGTGGTTTCCGACGGCTCTTGGAGGCTCACCGATGACGGCCCGATCGTCGCGAACAACGAATACGACGGAGAGGAGTACGACGCCCGCAAGGAGCTCACGGGCTGGTCAGAGGCCGACTACAACGACACCGCTTGGCGGCCGGCGGAGGTGCTGAGCCACCCGGCCGGTGAGCTGTCGGCGCCGATGATCGAACCGATCCGTGTTACCGAAACCATCCAACCCAAGCGCGTACATCAACCCCGCCCTGGGGCGTACGTGTTCGATCTAGGGCAGAACATGGTTGGCTGGTGTCGGTTGCGGGTTCGGGGACCTGCGGGGGCTCGGGTGCGTCTCCGGCACGCAGAAACACTTCTGCCCGACGGGAACCTGGCGTTGGCCAATCTCCGCACCGCGAAGGCCACCGACGTTTACACGCTCAAGGGAGACGGCTTGGAAGTCTGGGAGCCGCGCTTCACGACGCATGGGTTCCGCTACGTCGAGGTGACCGGCTATCCCGGCACGCCTTCGCTCAGCGCGATTGAGGGACGCGTGGCCCACGACGATCTTCAGCCGACCGGACGCTTTGAGTGCTCGAACCCGATTCTGAATCAGGTCTACCGCAACGCGGTGTGGGGGCTCCGAGGGAACTACCGCAGCGTGCCAACCGACTGCCCTCAACGCGACGAGCGCCAGGGATGGCTGGGCGACCGGCTGGAGATCGCCCGGGGCGAGTCTTACATGTTTGACGTGGCGGCGTTCTACGCCAAGTGGCTGCGCGATATCCGCGACGCACAGCAACCCTCGGGGAGCCTTCCTGACGTCGCCCCTGCCCACTGGCCGACCTACACCGACAACGTGGTGTGGCCGAGCGCCTCGGTGCTTCTCCCCGGCATGTTGCACGAGCAGTACGGCGACAAGCGGCCGATCGAGCGTCAGTACCAGAGCAGCCAAGGCTGGATCCGCCACATGAGCCAGTACGTCGAGGAAGGACTCATCGGACGCGACAGCTACGGCGATTGGTGTGTCCCACCCGAAGACCCGCTGCTAATCCACTCAGACGACCCGACCCGCAAGACCGACGCCGCGCTGCTAGCCTCGGCGTTCTTTTCCCACGATCTAGAGCGGATGCAGCGCTACGCGGAGATGCTCGCCCGTCCGTCGGACGCCGCGTGGTTTGCCGAACGTGCGAGCGAGATCAGTCGGGCGCTCAACGCCCGCTACTTCGACCCGGCCGAAGGGGCGTACGGCAATGGGACTCAGACTTCCTGCGTCATCCCGCTTGCGTTCGGTTTGGTACCAACGGCAGGCCGTGAGGTGGTCTTCGACCGGCTGGTGCGCAACGTCACCAAAGTGAACCACGGCCACATCGCCACCGGGCTCGTTGGGGGCCAGTACCTACTGCAAACCCTTACCCGTGGCGGCAGGGCGGACCTTGCCTACCAGATCGCTGCACAGGAGGACTACCCGAGTTGGGGGTACATGGCGTCGCGCGGCGCAACGACGATCTGGGAGCTGTGGAATGGCGACACGGCCGACCCGGCGATGAACTCCGGCAACCACGTGATGCTGATCGGCGACCTGCTGACGTGGCTGTACGAAGACCTCGCGGGGATCGCCCCCGACCCGGCGGCGCCCGGGTTCAAACGGATTCTTATGCGGCCCCAGCCCGTCGAGGGCCTCGACTACGTCGTCGCGGCCCATCGCTCCCCCTACGGATGGATCGAGAGCGAATGGCGGAGAACTAAGCAGGGGCTGGCCTGGCGCGTCGTGGTTCCGCCAAACGCGACCGCGACGCTCTACTTGCCGGCGCGGGGAGAAGCCCAAGTGACGGAGTCTAGCGTCCCGATCCAGCGAGCCGAGGGTGTGACGCCTCTAGGCGTTCGGTCCGGTCGTTTGGTCGTCCGTGTCGCGAGCGGCCGCTATGACTTCGAGATCGACCATCGAGACGACCACTAG
- a CDS encoding sodium:solute symporter family protein, translated as MQPVDWAVLPIYLAGITLLGVWTARKVKTSGDFFMPRRFGKMMMLTFAFGTGTSSDQAVSVASQTLTNGVSAIWWQWLWLPATPFYWLIAPIMRRFRAVTTADVYTLRYDRSVGVLFAVVGVVSLAAKIGLLLTGVGAMVDSCTGGSIDATWAIAIVTVLFVTYGMAGGLAAAIVTDFVQGIMTVLFSFLLLPFVLQATGGLEGVRQTLTAHNPAMLSLLAPGKIDAFFVVMYSLQALVGIVAYPFIMGVCGAGRTEMDGRVGFMCGNILKRVCTAAWSLTALAAVAWYLNSGADLATLTPDHLYGDVARAFLPGVMPGLLGVFLACLLASIMSSCDAIMISSAALFTENVYRPIVSDRDERHYITVGRLVSLAVVISGVAFAFWFKDDVVAALKFWFKVSPTIGIAFWIGLLWRGATPLGAWAGTLAAIAGWFAATHPRVANWLGERGYADFVNLASQKNAGAWELSEPWVIVAYMACGVAACIAVSLVTRKTPPERLQRFYDLTRTPIREGEVVRTPCTLPEGVEPAKRRMLLTAGGLEIPVPSATSVVGFIAGWLMVGLLIGGFLWLIN; from the coding sequence ATGCAACCCGTTGACTGGGCTGTGCTGCCGATCTACTTGGCAGGGATCACCTTGCTGGGTGTGTGGACAGCGCGCAAGGTGAAAACGTCCGGCGACTTCTTTATGCCGCGGCGGTTCGGCAAGATGATGATGTTGACGTTCGCGTTCGGCACAGGAACCTCCAGCGACCAGGCCGTAAGCGTCGCCTCACAGACGCTTACCAACGGCGTCTCGGCGATCTGGTGGCAGTGGCTGTGGCTGCCGGCGACCCCCTTCTATTGGCTCATCGCCCCCATCATGCGGCGGTTCCGCGCCGTCACCACGGCCGATGTCTACACGCTGCGTTACGACCGTAGCGTTGGCGTGCTGTTCGCTGTGGTCGGGGTCGTCAGCCTTGCTGCAAAGATCGGTCTGCTGCTCACCGGGGTGGGGGCGATGGTCGACTCCTGCACCGGAGGGAGCATCGACGCGACCTGGGCGATCGCGATTGTGACGGTGCTGTTCGTCACTTACGGGATGGCGGGGGGCCTTGCGGCGGCGATCGTCACCGACTTTGTGCAGGGGATCATGACGGTCTTGTTCTCTTTCCTACTACTCCCTTTTGTCTTGCAGGCCACGGGGGGGCTCGAAGGGGTCCGGCAGACCCTCACCGCGCACAACCCTGCCATGCTCTCCCTGCTGGCGCCGGGGAAGATCGACGCATTCTTTGTCGTAATGTACTCCTTGCAGGCGCTGGTCGGCATTGTCGCGTACCCGTTTATCATGGGGGTGTGCGGCGCCGGGCGGACGGAGATGGACGGCCGGGTCGGCTTCATGTGCGGCAACATCCTCAAACGGGTTTGCACCGCCGCCTGGAGCCTCACGGCGCTCGCCGCGGTGGCGTGGTACCTGAACAGCGGCGCCGACCTCGCGACGCTCACGCCGGACCATCTCTATGGGGACGTCGCCCGGGCGTTCCTCCCCGGCGTGATGCCCGGCCTGTTGGGGGTGTTTCTCGCCTGCCTGTTGGCGTCGATCATGAGCTCGTGCGACGCGATCATGATCTCTTCGGCCGCCCTGTTCACGGAAAACGTCTACCGCCCGATCGTCTCCGACCGCGACGAGCGGCACTACATCACGGTCGGTCGCCTCGTTTCCTTGGCCGTGGTGATCAGTGGGGTCGCGTTCGCGTTCTGGTTCAAGGACGACGTGGTGGCGGCGCTGAAGTTCTGGTTCAAGGTCTCTCCGACCATCGGAATCGCCTTCTGGATCGGGCTGCTGTGGCGGGGCGCCACTCCGCTCGGCGCTTGGGCGGGCACCCTAGCGGCGATCGCGGGGTGGTTCGCCGCTACCCACCCAAGGGTCGCCAACTGGTTGGGCGAACGCGGGTATGCCGATTTCGTCAACCTGGCGAGCCAGAAGAATGCCGGCGCCTGGGAACTCAGCGAGCCTTGGGTCATCGTCGCCTACATGGCCTGCGGCGTCGCCGCGTGCATCGCCGTCAGCCTGGTGACGCGCAAGACGCCACCCGAACGGCTGCAGCGATTCTACGACCTCACCCGCACGCCCATCCGCGAGGGGGAGGTCGTCCGCACCCCCTGCACGCTTCCCGAAGGGGTCGAGCCGGCCAAGCGGCGCATGCTGCTGACCGCCGGCGGGCTCGAAATCCCGGTCCCCTCCGCGACGTCTGTCGTCGGCTTCATCGCAGGATGGCTGATGGTCGGCCTGCTGATCGGCGGGTTCTTATGGCTTATCAATTGA
- a CDS encoding DUF6807 family protein, with protein sequence MRTAHETSRLLLVGAVAITCGGADYAGAQLSAEVRDGAIELRDGAEPVADYVYNDAEIPRPYFANLHGRGGVGVSRNHPPIEGEDEADHPSFHPGLWLAFGDLSGADNWRLQAKVVHARFLQAPTTRKAWIGFAVENLYLSADDPPQVICKERCRYELQPMPNGYLLTLDSTFYGDQAFSFGDQEEMGLGVRVATPLRVETKTAGLPAATGVILDSQGRRNAAEVWGKASKWVDYRGKVDGVSAGIAIFCHPQNFRPTRFHARDYGFIAANPFADAAFHIGPPRRTVVNPGASLRLRYGVLLHSREALSPDTLESRYEDYVQAAAP encoded by the coding sequence ATGAGAACTGCGCACGAGACATCACGATTGTTGCTTGTCGGCGCCGTTGCGATCACGTGTGGCGGGGCAGACTACGCCGGAGCGCAACTCAGCGCTGAAGTCCGCGATGGCGCGATTGAGCTACGTGACGGCGCGGAGCCAGTGGCTGACTACGTCTACAACGACGCCGAGATCCCACGCCCGTACTTCGCCAACCTCCACGGCCGTGGGGGAGTGGGTGTGTCGCGCAACCACCCGCCGATCGAGGGCGAGGACGAGGCCGATCACCCCTCCTTCCACCCTGGGTTGTGGTTGGCGTTCGGCGACCTGAGCGGCGCGGACAATTGGCGTCTGCAGGCCAAGGTCGTCCACGCCAGGTTCCTGCAGGCGCCCACGACACGGAAAGCCTGGATCGGCTTCGCGGTTGAGAACCTCTACCTGTCGGCGGACGACCCGCCGCAAGTCATCTGCAAGGAGCGTTGTCGCTACGAGCTGCAGCCAATGCCCAACGGCTATCTGCTAACGCTTGACTCGACGTTTTACGGCGACCAAGCGTTCTCCTTTGGAGACCAGGAAGAAATGGGCCTTGGCGTCCGCGTGGCGACGCCATTGCGCGTAGAGACCAAAACGGCGGGGCTGCCGGCGGCTACCGGCGTGATCCTTGACAGCCAGGGGCGCCGCAACGCCGCGGAGGTTTGGGGCAAGGCCTCTAAGTGGGTTGACTATCGCGGCAAGGTTGACGGCGTCTCCGCAGGGATCGCGATATTCTGCCACCCGCAGAACTTCCGCCCCACACGCTTTCACGCTCGTGACTACGGCTTTATCGCCGCGAATCCGTTCGCTGACGCAGCGTTTCATATCGGTCCGCCACGCCGGACGGTCGTAAATCCGGGCGCCAGTCTGAGGCTACGCTACGGGGTGCTCCTCCATTCGCGGGAGGCGCTAAGCCCCGATACGCTGGAATCAAGGTATGAGGACTACGTTCAAGCAGCGGCCCCTTGA